One window of the Natrinema sp. CBA1119 genome contains the following:
- a CDS encoding asparagine synthase-related protein, with amino-acid sequence MATVLLANPNAEVVRRDDRRWILCGTHRRELRSVIEDGADFRDVKAHHDSHPGEGTVIVLSARADEPTIRAHRGITSAYEVFYCLDSGGEPVLTDLFRNALARLEPADRRVPSRAKADHLLYRTTPIDSYVERIDRLGHGETLFWSPGETMPRTELTETLEPESGLTPESAHERLDEVLSAVCAPIADEASLMLSGGVDSTVLEPYLTNPTESVTGSFDTPELEFEREYADRANALVETDREVVEMTESSYLERLEAAVDALGMPPHQLQTPTFDGIYREYDGSDTLVSGQVADAVFGLSGQLDVARTVWRTRHLRYVPPVVEKLRRHRSELEKLTRHPSDPDGQALRFALYTDRQSAVDAIGRREFERRQRARYEYAMDRVPGATGDDYARHVHVGQWVDFFCEDAVTVWRQAGLARGREMYTPFAGKAVAELALGLESSERYVHDGEPKHVPKNLLGEWYPDYDRSKPKGNGNFPADRFLSSGPLESVFDRYDVPEFAPDIRGEIVDHSPGLAWNLAGYAVWRDRVLRSDDLEPAPHSRIVSVSERTSAQRSDIRSV; translated from the coding sequence ATGGCGACAGTACTGCTCGCGAATCCGAACGCCGAGGTCGTTCGCCGTGACGACCGACGCTGGATCCTCTGTGGAACGCATCGGCGTGAGCTTCGGTCGGTGATCGAAGACGGAGCCGACTTTCGGGACGTCAAAGCGCACCACGATTCGCACCCCGGTGAAGGAACGGTCATCGTCCTCTCGGCGCGGGCGGACGAGCCGACGATCCGAGCCCACCGCGGGATCACGTCCGCCTACGAAGTGTTCTACTGTCTCGATTCGGGCGGCGAGCCCGTCCTGACCGACCTGTTTCGGAACGCACTCGCCCGCCTCGAGCCCGCCGATCGGCGGGTCCCATCCCGCGCGAAGGCCGATCACCTGCTCTATCGGACGACGCCGATCGACTCCTACGTCGAGCGAATCGACCGGCTTGGTCACGGCGAGACGCTCTTCTGGTCTCCCGGCGAGACGATGCCGCGAACGGAACTGACGGAGACGCTCGAGCCGGAGTCCGGACTCACGCCCGAGAGCGCACACGAGCGACTGGACGAGGTGCTGTCGGCGGTCTGTGCTCCCATCGCCGACGAAGCGTCGCTCATGCTCTCCGGCGGCGTCGATTCGACCGTCCTCGAGCCGTACCTGACGAACCCGACCGAGAGCGTCACCGGCTCGTTCGACACGCCCGAACTGGAGTTCGAACGGGAGTACGCCGACCGCGCCAACGCCCTCGTCGAGACCGATCGCGAGGTCGTCGAGATGACCGAATCGTCGTACCTCGAGCGCCTCGAGGCGGCCGTCGACGCGCTTGGGATGCCGCCCCACCAGCTCCAGACGCCGACGTTCGACGGTATATACCGCGAATACGACGGTAGCGACACGCTCGTCAGCGGACAGGTTGCAGACGCCGTCTTCGGTCTGAGCGGCCAGCTCGACGTCGCGCGCACGGTGTGGCGGACCCGGCATCTTCGGTACGTGCCGCCCGTGGTGGAGAAGCTTCGCCGGCATCGCTCCGAACTCGAGAAACTCACTCGACATCCGTCGGATCCCGACGGACAGGCGCTGCGCTTTGCGCTGTACACGGACCGTCAGTCGGCCGTCGACGCGATCGGTCGGCGTGAGTTCGAGCGCCGACAGCGGGCGCGCTACGAGTACGCGATGGATCGCGTCCCCGGCGCGACCGGCGACGACTACGCCCGTCACGTCCACGTCGGCCAGTGGGTCGACTTCTTCTGCGAGGACGCCGTCACCGTCTGGCGACAGGCGGGCCTCGCGCGGGGCCGCGAGATGTACACGCCGTTCGCGGGCAAGGCGGTCGCCGAACTCGCCCTCGGCCTCGAGTCGTCGGAGCGGTACGTCCACGACGGCGAGCCCAAACACGTCCCGAAGAACCTGCTCGGCGAGTGGTATCCCGACTACGACCGGAGCAAGCCGAAGGGGAACGGGAACTTCCCGGCCGACCGATTCCTATCGTCGGGTCCCCTCGAGTCGGTCTTCGACCGCTACGACGTTCCCGAGTTCGCGCCGGATATCCGAGGCGAGATCGTCGACCACTCCCCCGGCCTCGCGTGGAACCTGGCCGGCTACGCCGTCTGGCGTGACCGAGTCCTGCGATCGGACGACCTCGAGCCCGCGCCGCACAGCCGGATCGTGTCGGTTTCCGAGCGCACATCCGCACAGCGGTCCGATATCAGATCCGTGTGA
- a CDS encoding translation initiation factor IF-5A, which produces MAKQQTEVRELQEGSYVMIDDAPCKINAYSTAKPGKHGSAKARVEAEGVFDGKKRSLSQPVDAKIWVPIIERKQGQVVSVDGNDMQVMDLETYETITMRIPEDKDVSPDEDIEYLEMEDNRKIV; this is translated from the coding sequence ATGGCGAAACAGCAGACCGAAGTTCGCGAACTCCAGGAAGGGAGCTACGTCATGATCGACGACGCGCCGTGTAAGATCAACGCCTACTCGACGGCGAAGCCGGGCAAACACGGCAGCGCCAAGGCTCGCGTCGAGGCCGAGGGCGTCTTCGACGGGAAGAAACGCTCGCTCTCCCAGCCGGTCGACGCGAAGATCTGGGTACCGATCATCGAGCGAAAACAGGGCCAGGTCGTCTCCGTCGACGGTAACGACATGCAGGTCATGGACCTCGAGACCTACGAGACCATCACGATGCGCATCCCCGAAGACAAAGACGTCTCCCCCGACGAAGACATCGAGTACCTCGAGATGGAAGACAACCGAAAGATCGTCTGA
- the speB gene encoding agmatinase — protein MFPGATDEREATDTADRSDRDGETDAKGRESDRGGANFAVVGAPLDATTTFQPGTRFGPQRIRSFATPFDDYDHRTDRRFSELGVVDRGDVRAWNDVEAYLEYLTSSLREAVWNDAVPLTLGGEHTVSLAGARAVEPEVFVCLDAHLDLYDAYDGDPLSHAAVTRRILEDVDSVAEVILLGVRTGSESEWDRAAADDVTVVPPEDVAEWDPDDRLTDREVYLSVDIDAADPGYAPGTGTMEPFGLEPRELREVVRTVAPHADGFDVVEVNDRDDGQAAALAAKLVREFVFSHADG, from the coding sequence ATGTTCCCCGGGGCGACCGACGAACGCGAGGCGACCGACACGGCGGATCGATCCGATCGTGACGGTGAGACCGACGCGAAAGGGCGAGAGTCCGACCGTGGCGGCGCGAACTTCGCGGTCGTCGGTGCGCCCCTGGACGCAACGACGACCTTTCAGCCGGGGACCCGATTCGGGCCCCAGCGGATCCGATCTTTTGCGACACCGTTCGACGATTACGACCACCGGACGGACCGGCGCTTTTCGGAGCTCGGCGTCGTCGACCGGGGCGACGTCCGCGCGTGGAACGACGTCGAAGCCTACCTCGAGTATCTCACGAGCAGCCTGCGGGAAGCCGTCTGGAACGACGCGGTTCCCCTGACGCTAGGGGGCGAACACACCGTCTCGCTCGCCGGTGCCCGCGCGGTGGAACCCGAGGTGTTCGTCTGTCTCGATGCCCATCTCGATCTGTACGACGCCTACGACGGCGATCCGCTCTCGCACGCCGCCGTGACGAGGCGGATCCTCGAGGACGTCGACTCCGTCGCGGAAGTCATTCTACTGGGCGTCCGCACCGGTAGCGAATCCGAGTGGGACCGGGCGGCCGCGGACGACGTGACCGTCGTTCCGCCCGAAGACGTAGCGGAGTGGGATCCCGACGACCGGCTCACGGACCGCGAGGTCTACCTGAGCGTCGATATCGACGCCGCCGATCCCGGCTACGCGCCGGGGACCGGGACGATGGAGCCGTTCGGGCTCGAGCCCCGCGAACTCCGCGAGGTCGTCCGAACCGTCGCCCCCCACGCCGACGGCTTCGACGTGGTCGAAGTCAACGACCGCGACGACGGCCAAGCCGCGGCTCTGGCAGCGAAACTGGTCCGGGAGTTCGTCTTCTCGCACGCTGACGGGTGA
- a CDS encoding 8-oxo-dGTP diphosphatase yields the protein MIEATLCFPLRNGGDDADEVLLIEKRRGLGEGWYNGPGGKREPGESPRECAIRETREEVGLEVTDLDKAGELTFLLDGEGHTVCHVYRTRSFDGQPTSSEEAHPEWVSVADVPYDQMWDDDRLWLPGVLEGKTVVGEFRFEGGDPLDEAEFVDHDLEWNVSFEADTDE from the coding sequence ATGATCGAGGCGACGCTGTGTTTCCCGCTCCGGAACGGCGGTGACGACGCCGACGAGGTCCTGCTCATCGAGAAACGCCGCGGGCTCGGCGAGGGCTGGTACAACGGCCCCGGCGGAAAACGTGAACCCGGCGAGTCCCCTCGAGAATGCGCAATCCGCGAAACCCGCGAGGAGGTCGGCCTCGAGGTCACGGACCTCGACAAGGCGGGCGAACTCACCTTTCTGCTCGACGGCGAGGGCCACACCGTCTGCCACGTCTACCGCACGCGCTCGTTCGACGGGCAGCCCACCTCGTCCGAGGAGGCCCACCCGGAGTGGGTTTCCGTCGCGGACGTCCCCTACGATCAGATGTGGGACGACGACCGGCTGTGGCTGCCCGGCGTGCTCGAGGGGAAAACGGTGGTCGGCGAGTTCAGGTTCGAGGGCGGCGACCCGCTGGACGAGGCCGAATTCGTTGATCACGACCTCGAATGGAATGTCTCGTTCGAGGCAGATACGGACGAGTGA
- a CDS encoding NADPH:quinone oxidoreductase family protein, which yields MKAIEVTEYGDSDRLEIIDADRPEPGPGEVRIDIKAAGINFADIMQRRGHYPGGPEPPYVPGMEAAGTVDAVGDGVEDVSAGDRVVAMLDTGGYAESTTVDAQLLFPIPEAMSFEEAAGFPVQFLTAHACLFEWGGLEEGESVLIQAAAGGVGTAAVQLASNAGAEVFGTASTAEKLELASDLGCDHPINYTETDFREVIEEETDGAGVDLVLESVGDDVFERSLDAMSHFGRMVTYGVASGVPAEVSNRRLLFENKTIKGFHLGQASVHDPGRVMKAVPELTDGLASGDLEIILGKSFALEDAAAAHQYIEDRKSSGKVVLKP from the coding sequence ATGAAAGCGATCGAGGTAACCGAGTACGGCGACAGCGACCGACTCGAGATCATCGACGCGGATCGACCGGAGCCGGGGCCGGGCGAGGTTCGCATCGACATCAAGGCGGCGGGGATCAACTTCGCCGATATCATGCAACGGCGCGGCCACTATCCGGGCGGTCCCGAGCCGCCGTATGTTCCGGGGATGGAAGCCGCGGGAACGGTCGATGCCGTCGGCGACGGCGTCGAGGACGTGTCGGCGGGCGACCGCGTCGTCGCGATGCTCGACACCGGCGGCTACGCCGAATCCACCACCGTCGACGCACAGCTACTCTTTCCGATACCCGAGGCGATGAGCTTCGAGGAGGCCGCCGGCTTCCCCGTCCAGTTCCTCACCGCCCACGCCTGTCTCTTCGAGTGGGGCGGCCTCGAGGAGGGCGAGTCCGTGCTGATCCAGGCCGCCGCGGGCGGGGTCGGAACGGCCGCCGTCCAGCTGGCGTCGAACGCCGGCGCGGAGGTCTTCGGCACCGCGAGCACCGCCGAAAAGCTCGAGCTCGCCTCGGATCTCGGCTGTGACCACCCCATCAACTACACCGAGACGGACTTCCGCGAGGTAATCGAGGAGGAAACCGACGGAGCGGGAGTCGATCTGGTCCTCGAGAGCGTCGGCGACGACGTCTTCGAGCGCAGCCTCGACGCGATGAGCCACTTCGGCCGGATGGTTACCTACGGCGTCGCCAGCGGCGTTCCCGCCGAGGTGAGCAACCGGCGGCTGCTCTTCGAGAACAAGACCATCAAAGGGTTCCACCTCGGGCAGGCCTCCGTCCACGATCCGGGCAGAGTCATGAAGGCCGTCCCCGAGTTGACCGACGGACTCGCGAGCGGCGACCTCGAGATCATCCTCGGCAAATCGTTCGCGCTCGAGGACGCGGCGGCGGCTCACCAGTACATCGAGGACCGGAAGAGTTCGGGAAAGGTCGTGTTGAAACCTTGA
- a CDS encoding LLM class oxidoreductase produces MPAGGHENAGYRRLFESDGLTFGAGFPLTGSNRSTPNVADELRLAKHAEAVGFDGLWARDVPTYWPKFGDAGQTFDTWPWLSHVAAHTDDVALGTSSVVLTLRHPIHVAKSAATVDQLSDGRLVLGVASGDRDPEYPAFGVDREERGDLFRESVEALRTVWREDFPELEGRWGSLEGDLDVVPKPTAETIPLLPTGHARQSREWIAEHGNGWLFYHLPERTLEDYLADWREAAGQKPFAIAVQVELADDPTADPEHLHLGFRAGIEWFREYFGRLEAMGLDHAIVGIRNDDREAALSTFADEIIEQL; encoded by the coding sequence ATGCCTGCCGGTGGACACGAAAACGCGGGCTATCGACGCCTGTTCGAGAGCGACGGCCTGACCTTCGGTGCCGGCTTCCCGCTCACGGGGTCGAACCGCTCGACACCGAACGTCGCGGACGAACTCCGACTCGCGAAACACGCGGAGGCGGTCGGATTCGACGGGCTCTGGGCGCGGGACGTCCCCACCTACTGGCCGAAGTTCGGGGACGCCGGCCAGACGTTCGACACTTGGCCGTGGCTCTCCCACGTCGCGGCCCACACCGACGACGTCGCGCTCGGCACCTCGAGCGTCGTCCTCACGCTCCGCCATCCCATTCACGTCGCGAAGTCCGCGGCGACCGTCGACCAGCTTTCAGATGGGCGACTCGTCCTCGGCGTCGCCTCCGGCGACCGCGACCCCGAGTACCCCGCCTTCGGCGTCGACCGCGAGGAGCGCGGCGACCTGTTCCGCGAGTCCGTCGAGGCCCTCCGGACGGTCTGGCGCGAGGACTTTCCCGAACTCGAGGGGCGATGGGGATCGCTCGAGGGGGACCTCGACGTCGTTCCGAAGCCGACGGCGGAGACGATTCCGCTGTTACCGACCGGCCACGCCCGCCAGTCCCGCGAGTGGATCGCCGAACACGGGAATGGCTGGTTGTTCTATCACCTCCCGGAACGCACGCTGGAAGACTACCTCGCGGACTGGCGCGAGGCCGCGGGACAGAAGCCGTTCGCCATCGCCGTTCAGGTCGAGTTAGCCGACGATCCGACGGCCGACCCGGAGCACCTGCACCTCGGATTCCGGGCCGGCATCGAGTGGTTTCGGGAGTACTTCGGCCGACTCGAGGCGATGGGGCTCGATCACGCGATCGTCGGGATCCGGAACGACGACCGCGAGGCGGCGCTGTCGACGTTCGCCGACGAGATTATCGAGCAATTGTAG
- a CDS encoding aconitate hydratase, giving the protein MGQTLTEKILDDHLVEGELETGEEIGIEIDQVLTQDTTGTMVWLQFEAMGLDEVQTEIAAQYCDHQTYQFDFKNTDDHRFLRSAAGKYGAHFSRPGNGICHNVHRENFAAPGKTLLGSDSHTPTPGGIGELAIGSGGIDVTVAMGGAPYYIEMPEIVSVRLEGELPEWATAKDVILELLRRLSVKGGVGKILEYTGPGVETLTAPERMTITNMGTELGATTSIFPTDHQTEDYLERVGRGDEYVELQPDDDADYDDEIVVDLSDLEPLIAQPSMPDKVVPVSEVEGESVEQVIVGSCTNGGYEDILPVAKMLEGRETSMETETIVAPGSKQASEMLAREGWVAEMMAAGVNFSEATCGACIGIGHVPSSDSVSLRTFNRNFEGRSGIEDDNVYLCSPEVAAAASIKGEIVDPRNLADELGDLEAPGIELPDEYDGSKTDLISPDEAVDDELIKGPNIGDVPLKDQLGTDIAGEALLKMEDNITTDHIIPATQDILMYRSNVPKLSEFTLSRVDDTFADRALEADGGFLVAGENYGQGSSREHAALCPMYLGIEGVLAQSFARIHRANLFNFGIIPLTIDEDTYENIDQGDQIEIVDDVYDAVTSGQEEFTVRVGDEEYTATLDASERERAILAAGGKLAWTKDQAEGGSGAAPADD; this is encoded by the coding sequence ATGGGACAGACTCTCACCGAGAAGATTCTCGACGACCACCTCGTCGAGGGCGAACTCGAGACCGGCGAGGAGATCGGGATCGAGATCGATCAGGTACTTACCCAGGACACGACCGGGACCATGGTCTGGCTCCAGTTCGAAGCCATGGGGCTGGACGAGGTCCAGACCGAGATCGCAGCGCAGTACTGCGACCACCAGACATATCAGTTCGACTTTAAGAATACCGACGACCACCGTTTCCTGCGTTCTGCGGCCGGTAAATACGGGGCACATTTCTCTCGCCCCGGTAACGGCATCTGCCACAACGTCCACCGCGAGAACTTCGCTGCGCCCGGCAAGACGCTGCTCGGTTCCGACAGCCACACCCCGACGCCCGGCGGAATCGGCGAACTCGCCATCGGCTCCGGCGGGATCGACGTCACCGTCGCTATGGGCGGCGCACCGTACTACATCGAGATGCCCGAGATCGTCAGCGTTCGCCTCGAGGGCGAGCTTCCCGAGTGGGCCACCGCAAAGGACGTCATCTTGGAGCTGCTCCGCCGACTGAGCGTCAAGGGCGGCGTCGGCAAAATCCTCGAGTACACCGGTCCGGGCGTCGAGACCCTGACCGCACCCGAGCGGATGACCATCACCAACATGGGAACGGAACTCGGCGCGACGACGTCGATCTTCCCGACCGACCACCAGACCGAGGACTACCTCGAGCGCGTCGGCCGCGGCGACGAGTACGTCGAGCTCCAGCCCGATGACGACGCCGACTACGACGACGAGATCGTCGTCGACCTCTCCGACCTCGAGCCGCTGATCGCACAGCCCTCGATGCCCGACAAGGTCGTTCCCGTCAGCGAAGTCGAAGGCGAGTCCGTCGAGCAGGTCATCGTCGGCTCCTGTACGAACGGCGGCTACGAGGACATCCTCCCCGTCGCCAAGATGCTCGAGGGACGCGAAACCTCGATGGAGACCGAAACGATCGTCGCGCCCGGCTCCAAGCAGGCCTCCGAGATGCTCGCCCGCGAGGGCTGGGTTGCGGAGATGATGGCCGCCGGCGTCAACTTCTCCGAGGCGACGTGTGGTGCCTGTATCGGCATCGGTCACGTCCCCTCCTCGGACTCCGTCTCGCTGCGAACCTTCAACCGCAACTTCGAGGGCCGCTCGGGTATCGAAGACGACAACGTCTACCTCTGTTCGCCGGAGGTCGCCGCCGCCGCCTCGATCAAGGGCGAAATCGTCGATCCGCGTAACCTCGCCGACGAACTCGGCGACCTCGAGGCCCCCGGCATCGAACTCCCCGACGAGTACGACGGCTCCAAGACGGACCTCATCAGTCCCGACGAGGCCGTCGACGACGAACTCATCAAGGGCCCGAACATCGGCGACGTCCCGCTGAAGGACCAGCTCGGGACCGATATTGCGGGTGAGGCGCTCCTGAAGATGGAGGACAACATCACGACCGACCACATCATCCCTGCGACGCAGGACATCCTGATGTACCGGTCGAACGTCCCCAAGCTCTCCGAGTTCACCCTCTCGCGCGTCGACGACACCTTCGCCGACCGCGCGCTCGAGGCCGACGGCGGCTTCCTCGTCGCCGGCGAGAACTACGGACAGGGCTCCTCGCGTGAGCACGCTGCACTCTGTCCGATGTACCTCGGTATCGAGGGCGTCCTCGCACAGAGCTTCGCACGCATCCACCGCGCGAACCTCTTCAACTTCGGGATCATCCCGCTGACGATCGACGAGGACACCTACGAGAACATCGATCAGGGCGACCAGATCGAGATCGTCGACGACGTCTACGACGCCGTCACCAGCGGACAGGAAGAGTTCACGGTCCGCGTCGGCGACGAGGAGTACACCGCAACGCTCGACGCCTCCGAACGCGAGCGCGCAATCCTCGCCGCCGGTGGCAAGCTCGCCTGGACGAAAGACCAGGCCGAAGGCGGCAGCGGTGCCGCGCCCGCCGACGACTGA
- a CDS encoding deoxyuridine 5'-triphosphate nucleotidohydrolase — MFRSGAFVADHVSPTTDAQVQPNGVDLTADVVFEQLEPGRIGRDGKQIGDRVARPLEELEEADPDTYYLPTGSYVVRYGERIAIPEGHVGFVYPRSSLMRNSCMLNTAVWDAGYEGRGEGLLQVHHDVELERGARIAQLVFAEADHEDVYDGSYQGENLE; from the coding sequence ATGTTCCGTTCCGGTGCCTTCGTCGCCGACCACGTCTCGCCGACGACCGACGCGCAGGTCCAGCCCAACGGCGTCGATCTCACCGCCGACGTCGTCTTCGAGCAGCTGGAACCGGGCCGCATTGGTCGGGACGGCAAACAGATCGGCGACCGCGTCGCTCGCCCGCTCGAGGAACTCGAGGAGGCCGATCCCGACACCTACTACCTGCCGACGGGGAGCTACGTCGTCCGCTACGGCGAGCGGATCGCGATTCCGGAGGGCCACGTCGGCTTCGTCTATCCCCGCTCCTCGCTCATGCGCAACTCCTGTATGCTCAATACGGCGGTCTGGGACGCCGGCTACGAGGGACGGGGCGAGGGACTGTTACAGGTCCACCACGACGTCGAACTCGAGCGCGGCGCTCGAATCGCCCAGCTCGTCTTCGCCGAAGCCGACCACGAGGACGTCTACGATGGGAGCTATCAGGGCGAGAACCTCGAGTAG
- a CDS encoding copper resistance protein CopD yields MVDALVARTTHLVFAALWAGSVCFVAAVVLPLARDGAFNTTRPLEVISGKLTTVSRVSSLVLFLSGSHLAGTVYTADSLFGSTNGRLVLAMVALWLALTALVEIAAKRFEAGLTGKKIREPAREALPVFRAAAVVAVGLLVVAGLLSANVGRLL; encoded by the coding sequence ATGGTCGACGCGCTCGTCGCCAGAACGACTCACCTGGTCTTTGCTGCACTCTGGGCCGGTAGCGTTTGTTTCGTCGCAGCCGTCGTCCTGCCACTGGCACGCGACGGCGCGTTCAACACGACCCGCCCGCTCGAGGTCATCTCGGGAAAGCTCACGACCGTCTCCCGGGTGAGCTCGCTCGTCCTGTTCCTCTCGGGGAGTCACCTCGCGGGCACCGTCTACACGGCCGACAGCCTGTTCGGGTCGACCAACGGGCGGCTGGTGCTCGCGATGGTCGCGCTCTGGCTGGCCCTGACAGCACTCGTCGAGATCGCGGCGAAGCGCTTCGAGGCCGGGCTCACCGGGAAGAAGATCCGTGAGCCGGCCCGCGAGGCGCTACCGGTGTTCCGGGCGGCCGCCGTCGTCGCCGTCGGACTGCTGGTCGTCGCCGGGCTGCTTTCGGCGAACGTCGGACGACTTCTGTGA